In Mytilus edulis chromosome 4, xbMytEdul2.2, whole genome shotgun sequence, the following proteins share a genomic window:
- the LOC139518760 gene encoding uncharacterized protein translates to MMVKTDWLLPLRYHAVFEIYSILLWWQISIQKIGCYALSCRLEITPSPLFGEDVNITAYVSEVTHNIGIRWSRRDFNTERHNEDQNLMFYGLPFKSEFKHKFTELIGSHTFTLTIHNLTHTDVNKTYKLSYGIDACEVNLTFVHVPMKNDQSAERSRPFKVTMITGIIATTGTVLCSVLVLLVIVKICRRKRHERSRRKSKIDDPLTEDVAVHEPMVTET, encoded by the exons ATGATGGTTAAGACCGATTGGTTGCTTCCGTTGAG GTATCATGCTGTCTTTGAGATTTACAGTATTTTGCTGTGGTGGCAGATTTCAATCCAGAAGATCGGCTGTT ATGCGTTATCCTGCAGGCTAGAAATTACTCCGAGTCCGTTATTTGGAGAAGATGTGAATATAACAGCATATGTATCAGAAGTCACTCATAATATTGGAATTCGTTGGTCTAGAAGGGACTTTAACACTGAACGTCACAATGAAGATCAAAATTTGATGTTCTATGGGTTACCTTTTAAGAGCGAGTTTAAACATAAATTCACAGAGCTGATAGGATCACATACCTTCACTCTCACCATACACAATCTGACACATACAGATGTAAATAAGACGTACAAATTGTCGTATGGAATTGATGCTTGTGAAGTGAATCTTACTTTTGTTCATGTACCTATGAAAAATG ACCAGTCTGCTGAAAGGAGTAGACCATTCAAAGTTACAATGATTACTGGTATCATAGCAACTACTGGAACAGTTTTATGCTCAGTTTTGGTATTGCTTGTAATCGTGAAAATCTGTAGAAGAAAAAGGCACGAAAGAAGTAGACGAAAGAGCAAGATAGATG ATCCACTCACTGAAGATGTAGCTGTACATGAACCAATGGTAACAGAAACGTAG
- the LOC139518761 gene encoding temptin-like encodes MMNKIIIILTIADVISAHSTYRDRIPNGHSVPNSCGTSQYWNAVGHLNPFQHTQLKNIFGNGFRANGHVWNEALCKMDSDKDGKSNGEELGDPNCTWQPGQTPAGHAIGHPGICEPVGDSRCVWQKFACDCLEHCSGVDGYP; translated from the exons atgatgaataaaataataattatccTCACTATTGCCGATGTAATATCTGCTCACAGCACATACCGAGACAGGATACCAAACGGTCACTCCGTACCCAACTCGTGTGGAACATCGCAATATTGGAATGCAGTAGGACATCTCAATCCATTTCAACATACACAGTTAAAAAATATCTTTGGCAAT GGGTTTAGAGCGAATGGACATGTATGGAATGAAGCGCTTTGCAAAATGGATTCCGATAAAGATGGAAAGTCAAATGGTGAAGAACTCGGGGATCCTAATTGTACTTGGCAACCTGGACAAACACCAGCAGGCCATGCCATTGGTCATCCAG GTATATGTGAACCTGTAGGTGATTCCAGATGTGTGTGGCAAAAGTTTGCATGCGACTGTTTGGAACATTGTAGTGGAGTAGACGGTTATCCATAA